The Synechococcus sp. WH 8101 sequence GTGACCAGCGCGGCGATCGGATCCATCAAGCCATTGGCACCCGTGATGCTGCCAATGGCGTTGCCGAGGAAGAACCCCGTCATCAACACGATCAGCAGCAGTGAGCTCCGCCGCCAGGGGTTCTGCGCCCATTCACTCAGGCGCGTCGTCCACTCTCCAAGGCGGGTTTGCAGCCGGGTGGATTGCAGGCGGGAAGTCATCGACCTGCAAGA is a genomic window containing:
- a CDS encoding DUF565 domain-containing protein; its protein translation is MTSRLQSTRLQTRLGEWTTRLSEWAQNPWRRSSLLLIVLMTGFFLGNAIGSITGANGLMDPIAALVTVVIWEVMVRLRRSWRPNLRGVLGVQMLDMARIGLLYGLLLEGFKLL